The following proteins come from a genomic window of Marispirochaeta sp.:
- a CDS encoding sugar ABC transporter permease, translating to MMRITMYKKTPYFFILPAYVVFLVFMFGPMIFSLVVSFFNWTGIKSPSFNGLDNLKGIATDSVFWLSVRNTLLYSAVSLFIVVPLSLLLALALDSPHLRGRLVVRAIYFAPIVTSTVAISQTFLMLFNTNFGLINRILGVSIDWLGSRTLALVPVIVVVIWRWLGLTSIYFLAGLQGIDRELYDAAKVDGATTLQRFFSVTLPQLRPITFFVSMIILIGSMQIFDEPQILTGGGPSNATRSVVQYLYLRGFTQFRFGYASAIGLVLFIAIASFSAVQMRLRKESDL from the coding sequence ATGATGCGCATTACGATGTACAAGAAGACACCCTATTTCTTTATACTTCCCGCCTATGTGGTGTTTCTGGTTTTCATGTTCGGCCCGATGATATTCTCTCTGGTGGTCAGCTTTTTCAACTGGACCGGAATCAAGAGCCCTTCTTTCAACGGGTTGGATAACCTGAAGGGGATTGCTACCGATTCGGTGTTCTGGCTTTCAGTGAGGAACACCCTGCTCTACAGTGCGGTAAGTCTCTTCATCGTAGTGCCACTCTCCCTCCTGTTGGCCCTCGCCCTTGACTCTCCCCACCTTCGTGGGCGTTTGGTGGTCAGGGCAATCTACTTTGCCCCTATCGTAACATCGACGGTGGCAATCTCGCAGACGTTCTTGATGTTGTTCAATACGAATTTTGGCTTGATCAACCGAATACTGGGAGTTTCCATTGATTGGTTGGGCTCGCGTACCCTGGCTCTGGTTCCCGTCATTGTGGTGGTCATCTGGCGCTGGTTGGGATTGACCAGCATCTACTTTTTGGCAGGATTGCAGGGAATTGACCGGGAGCTCTACGACGCGGCGAAGGTCGATGGAGCAACCACGTTGCAACGATTCTTTTCGGTAACACTTCCCCAGCTCCGTCCGATTACATTCTTCGTCTCCATGATTATTCTTATCGGCTCAATGCAGATTTTCGATGAACCACAGATTCTCACAGGAGGTGGGCCCTCCAATGCAACACGGTCGGTGGTGCAGTACCTCTACCTGAGAGGGTTCACGCAGTTCCGCTTTGGCTATGCATCGGCGATCGGATTGGTGTTGTTCATTGCAATTGCCTCCTTCTCTGCGGTGCAGATGAGGCTGAGAAAGGAGAGTGACCTATGA
- a CDS encoding ABC transporter substrate-binding protein, giving the protein MKKCLSVLLVLVVGASLLMAGGAKEESITPKKGETVTIKMWTHDDLYRQFFQKRIDMMNENNPDYQIALEAQIMPNTITSLITALVAGEELPDLIGVEQGWFPTLMEDSNVESFLVDLTDKIGDCYDDYVQGRWALYTYEGKIYGLESALTASVYYYQPAIFEKYGVTIPTTWEEYIEAGKELAGHGVKIGVMDNDSSGIFSMMFLQRGGQFFDQEGNLVLGEGKNREAAIKVLDMLREALDANALQVVLGNEFWGSTIPTAFSTGRVAGMVAPDWYNTSVLQPGVESMAGEWRVAPMPVWEDGSGYRTSVWGGTGFAITKSSKIKDIVWDVLDDAYMSLDGQLDRYTTIGFYPTMYEALDSPAVTEEEHPFFGGQKIGAVFADVALETPPLWQSPARPFLLQAMVDNLPLFIAGKLSSSELIDTLVEITERDAQL; this is encoded by the coding sequence ATGAAGAAATGCTTATCAGTATTGCTTGTATTGGTCGTAGGCGCTTCCCTGTTGATGGCAGGTGGGGCGAAAGAAGAATCCATAACCCCAAAGAAGGGAGAGACAGTAACAATCAAGATGTGGACGCATGACGATCTCTATCGTCAGTTCTTCCAAAAGCGTATCGACATGATGAATGAGAACAATCCTGACTACCAGATTGCACTCGAAGCACAGATCATGCCCAATACAATTACCAGCTTGATCACAGCCTTGGTGGCAGGAGAGGAACTGCCTGATTTGATCGGGGTAGAGCAGGGCTGGTTCCCCACCTTGATGGAGGACAGCAATGTAGAATCTTTCCTGGTTGATCTGACCGACAAGATTGGGGACTGCTATGATGACTATGTCCAGGGCCGTTGGGCACTGTATACCTATGAAGGGAAGATCTACGGGCTTGAAAGTGCACTGACTGCATCAGTGTATTACTATCAGCCGGCTATCTTTGAGAAGTATGGTGTTACCATTCCTACGACCTGGGAAGAGTACATCGAAGCAGGAAAGGAGCTTGCTGGGCACGGGGTAAAGATTGGTGTCATGGATAATGACTCCTCCGGTATCTTCTCCATGATGTTCCTCCAGCGGGGTGGACAGTTCTTCGACCAGGAAGGAAATCTTGTCCTGGGTGAAGGAAAGAATAGGGAAGCAGCAATCAAAGTTTTGGATATGCTTCGTGAAGCACTCGATGCCAATGCATTGCAGGTGGTATTGGGCAATGAGTTCTGGGGTTCCACAATCCCCACTGCTTTCTCAACAGGCAGGGTAGCAGGCATGGTTGCGCCTGACTGGTACAATACCTCGGTATTACAGCCTGGAGTAGAGAGCATGGCAGGAGAATGGCGTGTTGCTCCGATGCCGGTCTGGGAAGACGGCAGTGGTTACCGCACCAGTGTCTGGGGTGGTACCGGCTTCGCCATTACCAAGAGTTCAAAGATCAAGGACATCGTATGGGATGTACTTGATGATGCGTACATGTCCCTCGATGGTCAGTTGGATCGCTATACGACCATTGGCTTCTATCCCACGATGTACGAAGCACTCGATTCCCCAGCGGTAACCGAGGAAGAGCATCCGTTCTTTGGTGGACAGAAGATTGGTGCTGTGTTTGCTGATGTGGCGTTGGAGACTCCTCCGCTCTGGCAGAGCCCAGCCCGTCCATTCCTCTTGCAGGCAATGGTGGACAACCTTCCCTTGTTCATCGCAGGCAAGCTCTCTTCCAGTGAGTTGATTGATACATTGGTTGAAATCACCGAGCGGGATGCGCAACTGTAA
- a CDS encoding AraC family transcriptional regulator, whose translation MARIREKGDGFPKEKLYVIPRSMLDAFNANPALRGFVITDAGYFPHARYHLRQRLHGCEQNIFIYCEEGEGFVSIDGVVTHLSKGQVITIPERTAHLYGASKDHPWSIYWFHFAGDFSPIYVPRALSGRGIQIPHASQSVILGLFTQVFTPLSRGYTHRYLLAASSAAALILSLSYEQEYFTTDTLNVPGVRVIEDLIAYAQRHLTEEITLETFTSRSQYSPSRIIQLFKEVTGYPPMAFVQHLRMQRACYYLDATPEPINRIAEYVGFDDQFYFSRVFRKIIGVSPREYRKVAHT comes from the coding sequence ATGGCAAGAATTCGTGAGAAGGGTGATGGTTTTCCCAAGGAGAAACTCTATGTGATTCCCCGTAGCATGCTGGATGCGTTCAACGCCAATCCGGCTCTGCGTGGGTTTGTGATCACGGATGCAGGATATTTCCCCCATGCTCGGTACCACCTGCGTCAGCGTTTGCATGGCTGTGAACAGAACATCTTCATCTACTGTGAAGAGGGAGAGGGGTTTGTCAGCATAGATGGGGTGGTGACCCATCTCTCCAAGGGTCAGGTAATTACCATTCCAGAGAGAACCGCTCACCTCTATGGGGCAAGCAAGGACCACCCTTGGTCGATCTACTGGTTCCACTTTGCAGGGGATTTCTCTCCTATCTATGTCCCCAGAGCGCTTTCAGGGAGAGGCATCCAGATTCCCCATGCGTCCCAATCAGTCATCTTGGGGTTGTTTACACAGGTATTTACCCCACTCTCAAGAGGCTACACCCACCGCTACCTGCTAGCAGCAAGCAGCGCTGCTGCTTTGATTCTTTCCCTCTCCTATGAACAGGAGTACTTCACTACCGACACGCTGAACGTTCCCGGGGTGCGGGTTATCGAGGATCTTATTGCCTATGCTCAGCGTCACCTGACCGAGGAGATAACTCTTGAAACGTTTACCTCCCGTTCCCAGTACAGCCCAAGCAGGATCATCCAGCTATTCAAAGAGGTGACCGGCTACCCTCCGATGGCATTTGTCCAACACCTCAGGATGCAGCGGGCGTGTTACTATCTCGACGCTACTCCAGAGCCCATAAACCGAATTGCAGAGTATGTAGGATTTGATGACCAGTTCTATTTTTCTCGCGTTTTTCGTAAGATAATAGGGGTGTCTCCACGAGAGTATAGGAAGGTAGCACATACATAA
- a CDS encoding AraC family transcriptional regulator translates to MNYHSPGVLEPSKIFLYSASSRARSLFYYLLCIGHYHCSSEYLVARQRYDSFLLIYTLSGAGYVLQWGEYRLVGTGSIALLDCYQAHTYKASKKGWEILWMHIDGPILRSWFSALSQGGEPVIQLLPSAYVMERNLYQIFSVFDKQEAVNEARISQLITNVMTELYLARFAGEKTTSVDAIEEVLTYISMHIEQPLSVEDLARQANLSPYYFSRLFKQSTGFPPHEYMLNHRVANAKYLLRTTDFPIKKVASCCGFSTASSFCTNFKKRVGSSPLQYREREKRYGKNS, encoded by the coding sequence ATGAATTATCATAGTCCCGGGGTATTAGAACCTTCAAAAATTTTCCTTTATAGTGCCAGCAGTCGAGCACGTTCCCTTTTCTATTACTTGCTCTGCATCGGTCACTACCATTGCAGCTCTGAATACCTCGTTGCGCGGCAGCGTTACGATAGTTTCCTGCTGATCTATACCCTCTCAGGGGCCGGGTATGTACTGCAATGGGGCGAATACAGGTTGGTAGGGACGGGAAGCATTGCCTTGCTTGACTGTTATCAAGCCCATACCTACAAAGCTTCAAAGAAAGGATGGGAGATTCTCTGGATGCACATTGATGGTCCAATTTTGAGAAGTTGGTTTTCAGCACTCTCCCAGGGAGGGGAGCCTGTGATACAACTGCTTCCCTCAGCGTACGTGATGGAGCGTAACCTCTATCAGATATTCTCCGTCTTTGACAAGCAGGAAGCGGTCAATGAGGCGCGGATTTCCCAGTTGATCACGAACGTAATGACCGAACTCTACCTTGCCCGGTTTGCAGGAGAGAAAACCACAAGTGTGGATGCCATTGAAGAAGTACTTACCTACATCTCCATGCATATCGAACAGCCGCTGAGTGTCGAGGACCTTGCCAGACAGGCAAACCTCAGTCCCTACTATTTCTCCCGGCTCTTCAAGCAGAGTACTGGGTTTCCCCCGCATGAGTACATGCTCAACCATCGGGTGGCAAATGCCAAGTATCTCTTGCGTACCACCGACTTCCCGATCAAGAAGGTTGCTTCCTGCTGTGGTTTTTCAACGGCAAGTTCATTCTGTACGAACTTCAAGAAACGGGTAGGCTCTAGTCCACTGCAGTATCGTGAAAGGGAGAAGCGTTATGGCAAGAATTCGTGA
- a CDS encoding DUF5107 domain-containing protein, giving the protein MHARIWEEVVMIPTYAVGEPNANPMFFENRVYQGSSGKVYPYPIIETVGDTKTDQPYTAVFLENDYLKVMVLPELGGRIHRILDKTTGEDAVYYNKVIKPALVGLLGPWISGGIEFNWPQHHRPTTFMPVDYHTKEDITKHSVSIQLNDTDRIHGTKSTATITLYDDKAYVEITGQLYNPTQFPQTFLWWANPAIAVNGHTQSIFPPDVHAVMDHGKRDVSTFPIATGIYYKHDYREGVDISRYKNIPVPTSYMAYHSDYDFVGSYDHQKQTGILHVADHHVSPGKKQWTWGCGDFGKAWDRNLTDENGPYVELMTGVFTDNQPDFTFLEPGEEKTFTQYFLPYKQAPQVINATKDLVLSLDEQSKLSLYAISAVAIRLVVTSSSEEVLFNEHINLKVAEYFETTLPEELCTVSLVTNDGEELLSSKIQNTEEAPDIPDPAKAIPEPECIDTVEELYLAAVHLEQYRHATFRSEPYYQEALKRDPKDYRCTTGYGELLLKRGLFKRSESLFRAGIERATKHNPNPIDSKAYTLLGLSLFHQERYSEAYDAFYKAIWDGKQQEQGFLYLGILELRKKHYREAANFLEQALVRNSHNLKVRDYLALAELQQGNSERAEELLRETLEIDPFDAFAHDLLTGKEKSEQVRNETEKAASVYDDCALGSYRLLTLAALYAEVGMYKRAFDLFPQEGVSNPMVFYYKAYYSSEPKEAESLLARAESLEDSTYFPNTLDDLKILESLASTNENLWKVHYLLGTYWYDKREHEKAKEAWECANKHNPKHAKTLRCLSLVYFNQDGDQEKARLALERAFALNPKDDRLLYELDQLYKKCGREPEERKVLLEQHLDLVSRRDDLMIEYITLLNLTQHYERARELELSYSFHPWEGGEGKIATQYIITHVELAKQQSDPETAKRLLNQALTYPENLHEGKLEGNKDNEVHYLLGCLFEQEKNHELAKFHWELATRGLLTASGALYYYDQSPHQILYKGLALRKLGREQEATSCFDELLEYGKEHMDDEVSIDYFAVSLPDLQVFTEDLSQRNRIHCYFLIGLGNIGKNNLKEADEAFKIVIEMDPGHCEGRRMV; this is encoded by the coding sequence ATGCACGCAAGAATCTGGGAAGAAGTAGTTATGATACCCACCTATGCAGTAGGAGAGCCCAATGCGAACCCGATGTTCTTTGAGAACCGGGTCTATCAGGGCAGCAGTGGGAAAGTCTACCCCTACCCGATCATAGAGACGGTCGGGGATACCAAGACAGACCAACCTTATACTGCCGTATTCTTGGAGAACGACTATCTGAAAGTCATGGTGCTACCCGAGCTCGGAGGGAGGATCCATAGGATCCTGGACAAAACCACCGGAGAGGATGCTGTTTACTACAATAAGGTAATAAAGCCTGCGTTGGTAGGACTCTTGGGCCCCTGGATCAGCGGTGGCATCGAGTTCAACTGGCCCCAACACCACCGACCTACCACCTTCATGCCGGTTGATTACCATACCAAGGAAGATATCACCAAGCACTCTGTCAGTATCCAGCTAAATGACACCGACAGGATACATGGCACCAAATCCACCGCCACCATCACCCTGTACGATGACAAGGCGTATGTGGAGATCACCGGTCAGTTGTACAACCCAACCCAGTTCCCCCAAACTTTCCTCTGGTGGGCGAATCCAGCCATTGCTGTGAATGGCCACACCCAGTCCATCTTTCCTCCTGATGTACATGCTGTGATGGACCATGGCAAACGGGATGTTTCCACCTTCCCTATAGCCACAGGCATTTACTACAAGCATGACTATCGTGAGGGAGTCGATATCTCACGCTACAAGAACATCCCGGTCCCTACCTCCTATATGGCTTACCATAGTGACTATGACTTTGTAGGAAGTTACGACCACCAGAAGCAGACTGGTATTCTCCACGTTGCCGATCACCACGTCTCCCCTGGTAAGAAGCAATGGACATGGGGGTGTGGGGACTTCGGCAAGGCCTGGGACAGGAACCTTACCGATGAAAATGGTCCCTATGTAGAGTTGATGACCGGGGTCTTTACCGACAACCAGCCCGACTTCACCTTCCTCGAACCTGGAGAAGAGAAGACCTTCACCCAGTACTTCCTCCCTTACAAACAGGCACCCCAGGTGATCAACGCAACCAAGGACTTGGTGCTCTCCCTGGACGAACAATCAAAGCTCTCTCTTTACGCTATCAGTGCTGTTGCTATCCGGCTTGTAGTAACGTCGTCTTCAGAGGAAGTACTTTTTAATGAACATATCAATCTCAAGGTAGCAGAGTACTTTGAAACAACACTACCAGAAGAACTTTGCACCGTATCGCTAGTAACCAACGATGGAGAGGAATTGCTCTCCTCAAAGATACAGAACACCGAAGAAGCTCCTGACATCCCTGATCCAGCAAAAGCCATCCCTGAACCTGAATGTATCGATACCGTGGAGGAGCTGTATTTGGCTGCAGTACACTTGGAGCAGTATCGACACGCTACCTTTAGAAGTGAACCCTACTACCAGGAAGCTCTCAAGAGAGATCCGAAGGACTACCGTTGCACTACAGGATATGGCGAATTGTTACTCAAAAGAGGTTTGTTCAAGAGAAGCGAAAGCCTCTTCCGAGCGGGCATTGAGCGCGCAACCAAGCACAATCCCAATCCAATAGACAGCAAGGCATACACCCTTCTCGGCCTCAGTTTGTTCCACCAGGAACGCTACAGCGAAGCCTATGACGCGTTCTATAAGGCTATCTGGGATGGAAAGCAGCAGGAGCAGGGGTTCCTCTACCTAGGCATCCTGGAACTGAGGAAGAAGCACTACAGAGAGGCAGCAAACTTCCTGGAACAGGCGTTAGTCAGGAACAGCCATAATCTGAAGGTACGTGATTACCTTGCCCTGGCAGAGTTGCAGCAAGGAAACAGCGAAAGAGCTGAAGAGCTCCTCAGAGAGACGCTCGAGATTGATCCGTTTGATGCGTTTGCACACGATCTGCTAACAGGAAAAGAGAAGAGTGAACAAGTAAGGAACGAAACAGAAAAGGCAGCAAGCGTGTATGACGATTGCGCCCTTGGCAGCTATCGTCTGCTGACCCTTGCTGCTTTGTATGCAGAGGTTGGGATGTATAAGAGGGCGTTCGACCTCTTCCCTCAAGAGGGAGTTTCTAATCCCATGGTGTTCTACTACAAGGCGTACTATAGCTCGGAACCCAAGGAAGCAGAAAGCCTGTTGGCACGAGCTGAATCCTTGGAGGATAGTACGTACTTCCCGAATACCCTTGATGATTTGAAAATTCTTGAATCACTTGCAAGCACCAATGAAAATCTTTGGAAGGTGCACTACCTCCTGGGTACGTACTGGTATGATAAACGGGAGCACGAGAAGGCCAAGGAAGCTTGGGAGTGTGCCAATAAGCACAACCCCAAGCATGCCAAGACGCTTCGCTGTCTCTCCTTGGTGTATTTCAATCAAGATGGAGACCAAGAGAAAGCAAGACTAGCGCTGGAGCGTGCTTTTGCTTTGAATCCTAAGGATGACCGTCTGCTCTATGAACTCGACCAACTGTACAAGAAGTGTGGGAGAGAGCCGGAGGAGAGAAAGGTGTTGCTGGAGCAGCATCTGGATTTGGTATCCCGTCGTGATGATTTGATGATTGAGTATATTACGTTGTTGAACCTAACGCAGCACTATGAAAGAGCACGTGAGTTGGAGCTTTCCTACAGTTTCCATCCTTGGGAAGGTGGGGAAGGCAAGATTGCCACGCAGTATATCATCACGCATGTGGAGTTGGCCAAACAGCAGTCTGATCCTGAAACTGCAAAGAGATTACTGAACCAAGCACTCACCTACCCTGAGAACTTGCATGAGGGCAAGCTTGAGGGGAATAAGGATAATGAGGTGCATTATCTACTGGGGTGCTTGTTTGAGCAAGAAAAAAACCATGAGCTTGCCAAGTTCCATTGGGAGTTGGCTACACGTGGTTTGTTAACGGCAAGTGGTGCTCTGTACTACTACGACCAGAGTCCACATCAGATTCTTTACAAGGGCCTTGCATTACGAAAGCTTGGCAGGGAGCAGGAGGCAACAAGCTGTTTTGATGAGCTGCTGGAATACGGAAAAGAGCATATGGATGATGAGGTGAGTATTGACTACTTTGCTGTTTCCCTTCCTGATCTCCAGGTATTTACCGAAGACCTTTCCCAGAGAAACAGGATTCACTGTTACTTTCTCATTGGTCTCGGCAACATAGGAAAGAACAACTTGAAGGAAGCAGACGAGGCATTCAAGATCGTGATTGAGATGGATCCTGGGCATTGTGAGGGGAGGAGGATGGTGTAG
- a CDS encoding transposase → MRKSYNTAFKSKVALEAIKEQETIQQIALKYDVHPNQVSQWKKQLPDNLPATFERPNKKREEERRLEQERDQLLRTVGELTVVNEFLKKKHREYYGKDPE, encoded by the coding sequence ATGAGGAAGAGCTACAACACCGCATTCAAATCGAAAGTGGCACTTGAGGCTATCAAGGAGCAGGAGACCATACAGCAGATTGCACTTAAATACGATGTGCATCCGAACCAGGTATCGCAGTGGAAAAAGCAGCTGCCGGACAATCTTCCTGCGACTTTCGAGCGTCCTAATAAGAAGCGAGAAGAGGAGCGCAGGCTTGAGCAGGAGCGCGACCAACTGCTGCGAACTGTTGGAGAACTGACAGTTGTGAACGAATTCCTCAAAAAAAAACACCGCGAGTATTACGGGAAAGATCCGGAATGA
- a CDS encoding IS3 family transposase, translating to MIDPNHPELSIAQQCRTLEVTRSSYYRKGRDMRTETDLEDLTVILEYHKKVPFYGYRKVSRVLLPEHPHLTRKRVRRLMKRFGLRALYPGPNLSKARNDHKKYPYLLRGKQIRHPNQVWASDITYIGLPQGHVYLVAIVDLYSRKVLSWRLSNSMDPSFCVAALQEAIETYGVPAIFNTDQGSQFTSRAYLSVLEEHQVEISMDGVGRALDNVYVERLWRSLKYEDIYLRSYESMVELHHGIEHYFTFYNTERLHQSLEYRTPEEMHQSFATENPLPLAA from the coding sequence ATGATTGATCCGAACCATCCCGAGCTGAGCATAGCGCAGCAGTGTCGTACTCTTGAGGTCACTCGGAGCTCCTACTACCGCAAAGGCCGAGATATGCGAACAGAGACGGATCTGGAGGATCTCACAGTCATTCTGGAGTATCACAAGAAGGTCCCCTTTTACGGCTATCGCAAAGTATCACGAGTGCTGTTACCCGAGCATCCTCACCTGACCAGAAAACGAGTCAGGCGGCTGATGAAGCGTTTTGGACTGCGGGCATTATATCCTGGGCCAAATCTGAGCAAGGCACGCAACGATCACAAGAAATATCCGTATTTGTTGCGCGGTAAGCAAATACGGCATCCCAATCAGGTTTGGGCCAGTGATATCACCTATATTGGTCTTCCGCAGGGGCACGTCTATCTGGTGGCTATAGTGGATCTGTACTCTCGTAAGGTCTTGAGCTGGCGGCTTTCGAATAGCATGGATCCGTCATTCTGTGTTGCCGCGCTGCAGGAGGCGATCGAGACCTATGGGGTCCCGGCGATCTTTAACACGGATCAGGGTAGCCAGTTCACAAGCAGGGCCTACCTGTCGGTGTTGGAAGAACACCAGGTGGAGATCAGCATGGACGGGGTTGGCCGCGCACTGGACAATGTGTATGTCGAACGACTGTGGCGCTCATTGAAATATGAGGATATCTACCTGCGGTCATATGAGAGCATGGTGGAATTACATCATGGGATTGAACACTACTTCACGTTCTACAACACCGAACGGCTACACCAGTCGCTGGAGTACAGGACACCGGAAGAGATGCATCAATCATTCGCTACGGAGAACCCGCTGCCGTTGGCAGCGTAG
- a CDS encoding IS110 family transposase, which yields MEEKIRYVGIDLGKRTYQCAILDEKAKNQQFNGKADGIGLERLAKRLGNDDLVGLEAGNNAFNIARYLTDRVGCHVVVLNPGKLAMIYQSLKKTDREDAVQIARLLQRNPVEELPTVPLPTKKEEEERSVVAELATYKADRTRYINRLHSVFLDSGITTITKADLKTASNREKNVLTLLTGRHVREARRLIEMVAYCEAIIEDLEQETKQFLESEKNTGILMSVPGVGPATALAFIAYVGDGSRFANADQVANYAGLTPRVDSSGETHRMGPISKRGCAYLRRVIVQAAWSLVRSKSGGHLKEAYKTLITRKPKAVAIIAIARRLVKLLYTLVTKKTYYRYSQLKERLAKLKYHKLQIIGLGS from the coding sequence ATGGAAGAGAAGATTCGGTATGTAGGCATCGACCTTGGTAAACGGACTTACCAGTGTGCGATTCTCGATGAGAAAGCCAAGAATCAACAGTTCAATGGAAAAGCCGATGGGATTGGCTTAGAGCGACTTGCCAAGAGATTGGGTAATGATGATTTGGTAGGACTGGAAGCGGGGAACAATGCGTTCAATATTGCTCGATATCTGACTGACCGGGTTGGGTGCCATGTTGTTGTTCTGAACCCTGGGAAGCTTGCAATGATTTACCAATCGCTGAAAAAAACGGATAGGGAAGATGCAGTACAAATTGCCCGCCTGTTACAGCGGAACCCGGTAGAAGAATTGCCAACCGTACCGTTGCCAACGAAGAAAGAGGAAGAGGAGAGGTCAGTTGTAGCCGAACTGGCAACTTACAAAGCAGACCGAACAAGGTACATAAACCGGCTCCATAGTGTGTTTCTCGATTCGGGTATTACAACGATAACGAAAGCGGATCTAAAAACGGCATCGAACAGAGAGAAGAACGTATTGACCCTTCTTACCGGACGGCATGTTCGAGAAGCGAGGCGACTGATAGAAATGGTTGCCTACTGTGAAGCGATTATTGAAGATTTAGAACAGGAAACAAAGCAGTTCCTGGAATCCGAGAAGAACACTGGGATTCTCATGTCTGTCCCAGGAGTCGGTCCTGCTACCGCGTTGGCTTTTATTGCCTACGTAGGGGATGGAAGTCGATTTGCGAATGCAGATCAGGTGGCAAACTACGCAGGCCTCACACCTCGGGTCGATAGCTCTGGGGAAACTCATCGAATGGGGCCAATATCAAAGCGAGGATGTGCATATTTGCGCAGAGTGATCGTACAGGCAGCATGGTCACTGGTGCGTTCGAAAAGTGGGGGGCACTTGAAAGAGGCTTACAAAACTTTAATCACTCGAAAACCTAAAGCAGTAGCGATTATTGCCATTGCTCGGAGATTAGTAAAGCTTCTGTACACCTTGGTGACAAAGAAGACATATTATCGGTATAGCCAGCTTAAAGAGAGGCTTGCGAAGCTGAAATATCATAAATTACAAATTATTGGATTGGGGTCTTGA
- a CDS encoding IS5 family transposase, giving the protein MAQQKGFFDEDFRLEKISKQGDPLRKLDEYINWEMFRPILKKAFRKEAKGPGGRPPFDYVMMFKILVLQRLYNLSDAQMQFHILDRLSFMRFLGLQINDTVPDEKTIWHFRETLTKKGKIEILFEKFRSFLMVKGVIAQSGNIVDASFVEAPKQRNSREENKEIKNRKTPESWNESKKRQKDTDAKWTSKGGKRHFGYKNHVKACKKSKLIKTYGVSDASVHDSQILEDLLEKDDSHHEVYGDSAYAGGPIKEILDTRNIRNRIHEKGYRNNPLTEKQKEKNRKKSKVRARVEHIFGFIHNSMNGSTLRSIGKQRAEAIIGLMNLTYNMNRYIQLQRI; this is encoded by the coding sequence GTGGCACAACAAAAAGGCTTTTTTGATGAAGATTTCCGTCTGGAGAAAATCAGCAAACAGGGAGATCCGCTTCGAAAGCTGGATGAATACATCAATTGGGAAATGTTTCGTCCGATCCTTAAGAAAGCCTTTCGTAAAGAAGCAAAAGGACCTGGAGGAAGACCTCCATTTGATTATGTGATGATGTTCAAAATCCTGGTGCTTCAAAGATTGTACAATCTCTCCGACGCTCAGATGCAGTTTCACATTTTAGACAGGCTTTCTTTTATGAGATTTCTGGGCTTGCAGATAAATGACACCGTACCGGATGAGAAGACCATCTGGCATTTTCGCGAGACCCTTACAAAGAAAGGGAAAATTGAAATTCTATTCGAAAAGTTTCGATCGTTTCTTATGGTGAAAGGGGTCATTGCTCAAAGTGGAAATATCGTCGATGCCAGCTTTGTTGAGGCGCCAAAGCAACGGAACAGTAGAGAAGAAAACAAAGAGATCAAAAACAGAAAAACTCCTGAGAGTTGGAATGAATCGAAGAAAAGACAGAAGGACACCGACGCCAAATGGACCAGCAAGGGCGGAAAACGGCATTTCGGGTACAAGAACCATGTGAAAGCATGTAAGAAATCCAAGCTCATAAAAACCTATGGAGTAAGCGATGCCTCTGTGCATGATTCCCAAATCTTAGAAGATCTTTTAGAAAAAGATGATTCCCACCATGAAGTGTATGGGGACTCTGCTTATGCCGGTGGCCCAATAAAAGAGATCTTAGATACCAGGAACATACGAAACAGAATACACGAAAAGGGATATAGAAATAATCCACTTACGGAAAAACAAAAAGAGAAAAATCGGAAGAAGTCCAAAGTGAGAGCTCGAGTAGAACATATATTCGGCTTTATACATAACAGCATGAATGGTTCAACGTTACGGTCCATAGGTAAGCAAAGAGCTGAGGCGATAATCGGACTCATGAATCTGACCTACAATATGAACCGGTACATACAGCTGCAAAGGATATAA